Proteins encoded in a region of the Pelmatolapia mariae isolate MD_Pm_ZW linkage group LG16_19, Pm_UMD_F_2, whole genome shotgun sequence genome:
- the tex30 gene encoding testis-expressed protein 30 isoform X1, with protein METFEEEAVKVPFGAKSLDAALCVPAAVTDAHTAVILTHGAGGDMNFSQLVSLAHQLASHGFLCLRFTCKGLNLAYRLKAYTAVWDYLKLLQRFTVKRVFFGGRSMGCRAAAALARRLSEESEAAVEGVICLSFPLHPPGQTHAHRQRSEDLRALPAHTRVLFVSGTEDDMCDRVHFDTTVKEMKAQVEILWLRGGSHGLKVKGCSEVSVMEEVNLKVISWIRNQAAQAP; from the exons ATGGAGACGTTTGAGGag GAGGCGGTGAAGGTGCCGTTTGGGGCCAAATCTTTAGATGCTGCCCTGTGCGTCCCTGCCGCCGTGACAGACGCTCACACCGCCGTGATCCTCACGCACGGAGCCGGGGGAGACATGAACTTCAGTCAGCTGGTTTCTCTGGCTCACCAGCTGGCATCACACGGTTTCCTGTGCCTGCGCTTTACATGCAAAGGTTTGAACCTGGCTTACAGGCTGAAGGCGTACACTGCTGTGTGG GACTACCTGAAACTACTGCAGAGGTTCACAGTAAAACGCGTATTTTTTGGAG GCAGGTCGATGGGGTGTCGTGCGGCTGCAGCTTTAGCTAGGCGACTGAGCGAGGAATCCGAGGCCGCGGTGGAGGGTGTGATCTGCTTGTCTTTCCCCCTGCACCCCCCAGGGCAGACGCATGCACACCGCCAACGGAGCGAAGATCTCAGGGCGCTGCCGGCGCACACGCGTGTGCTGTTTGTGTCGGGCACTGAGGACGACATGTGTGACAGG GTTCACTTTGACACGACGGTGAAAGAAATGAAAGCTCAGGTTGAGATTTTGTGGCTACGAGGAGGCAGCCATGGACTGAAGGTGAAAGGCTGTTCTGAGGTGTCCGTGATGGAGGAAGTGAACCTAAAAGTCATCTCTTGGATCCGGAATCAGGCGGCACAGGCCCCTTAA
- the poglut2 gene encoding protein O-glucosyltransferase 2 produces the protein MSALRPWWLLFCLAVLGHDLRGSQAGSAPSAANTLVWGPGLEASVVLPARFFYIQAADSSGENLTASPGEKTFEVKIVSPVEQFTRIWIQVLDRRDGSFLVRYRMYATYSELHIHVLLKNEHVAKSPFVLKGPVYHEGCNCPQESGSAWEAHMHCPQSFAQIERDLSFYPSVDPDRNAQEIPQRFGQRQSLCHYTVKDNKIYVRTFGEHVGFRIFMDAILLSLTRKVRLPDVEFFVNLGDWPLEKRKPPEKLHPIFSWCGSNNTRDIVMPTYDLTESVLETMGRVSLDMMSVQANTGPPWPEKNATAFWRGRDSRQERLELVKLSRAHPHIIDAAFTNFFFFKHDESLYGPLVKHVSFFDFFKYKYQINIDGTVAAYRLPYLLAGDSVVLKQDSGYYEHFYKQLRAWEHYIPVRADLGDLLEKIQWARDHDEEAKKIALAGQQFARSHLMGDTIFCYYYILIKEYAKLQVTEAKIRKDMEVVEQPADDLFPCSCHRTNVKDEL, from the exons ATGTCTGCACTGCGGCCGTGGTGGCTGCTCTTCTGTCTGGCTGTGCTCGGGCATGACCTGCGGGGGTCTCAGGCGGGCTCGGCCCCCAGCGCTGCGAACACTTTAGTATGGGGACCTGGGCTGGAGGCTAGCGTCGTCCTTCCAGCTCGATTCTTCTACATACAGGCGGCGGACAGCTCGGGGGAAAA TTTGACTGCATCACCTGGTGAGAAAACCTTTGAAGTAAAGATTGTGTCTCCTGTGGAGCAGTTCACCAGGATTTGGATCCAGGTCCTGGATCGTCGGGATGGCTCGTTCCTGGTCCGCTACCGAATGTACGCCACCTACTCGGAGCTTCACATCCACGTTTTGCTGAAGAACGAGCACGTTGCCAAGTCACCGTTTGTTCTCAAAG GCCCGGTCTATCACGAGGGATGCAACTGTCCCCAGGAGAGCGGCTCTGCGTGGGAGGCCCACATGCACTGCCCTCAGTCCTTCGCACAGATAGAGAGGGACCTGTCCTTTTACCCGAGTGTCGACCCAGATCGTAACGCACAGGAGATCCCACAGCGCTTCGGACAGCGGCAGAGCCTCTGCCACTACACCGTCAAagacaacaag ATCTACGTGAGAACATTTGGGGAACATGTCGGGTTCAGAATCTTTATGGATGCCATCCTGCTGTCTCTCACCAGAAAG gTGCGGCTCCCTGATGTGGAGTTTTTTGTTAATCTCGGCGACTGGCCGTTGGAGAAGAGGAAGCCTCCTGAGAAGCTTCATCCCATCTTCTCCTGGTGTggctccaataacaccagagaTATCGTCATGCCGACCTATGACCTGACCGAGTCCGTCCTGGAGACCATGGGGAG GGTGAGCCTGGACATGATGTCGGTTCAGGCCAACACGGGGCCGCCGTGGCCCGAGAAGAACGCCACAGCCTTCTGGAGGGGGCGGGACAGCCGACAGGAGCGCCTGGAGCTGGTCAAGCTTTCGAGGGCTCACCCGCACATCATAGACGCCGCCTTTactaatttcttcttcttcaaacaCGATGAGAGCCTCTACGGGCCGCTCGTCaaacatgtttcattttttgACTTTTTCAAG TACAAGTACCAAATAAACATTGATGGCACTGTGGCAGCTTATCGGCTGCCGTACCTGCTGGCGGGGGACAGCGTGGTCCTGAAGCAGGATTCTGGGTACTACGAACATTTCTACAAGCAGCTTCGAGCGTGGGAGCACTACATCCCTGTCAGGGCAGACCTGGGAGACCTGCTGGAGAAGATCCAGTGGGCGCGTGACCACGACGAAGAG gcAAAGAAAATTGCTCTCGCAGGTCAGCAGTTTGCCCGCAGTCATCTCATGGGAGACACCATCTTCTGTTATTACTACATACTGATCAag GAGTACGCCAAACTCCAGGTCACCGAGGCGAAGATCCGGAAGGACATGGAAGTCGTGGAGCAGCCCGCTGATGACCTGTTCCCATGTTCCTGCCACAGGACAAAC GTGAAGGATGAACTGTGA
- the tex30 gene encoding testis-expressed protein 30 isoform X2: MNFSQLVSLAHQLASHGFLCLRFTCKGLNLAYRLKAYTAVWDYLKLLQRFTVKRVFFGGRSMGCRAAAALARRLSEESEAAVEGVICLSFPLHPPGQTHAHRQRSEDLRALPAHTRVLFVSGTEDDMCDRVHFDTTVKEMKAQVEILWLRGGSHGLKVKGCSEVSVMEEVNLKVISWIRNQAAQAP; the protein is encoded by the exons ATGAACTTCAGTCAGCTGGTTTCTCTGGCTCACCAGCTGGCATCACACGGTTTCCTGTGCCTGCGCTTTACATGCAAAGGTTTGAACCTGGCTTACAGGCTGAAGGCGTACACTGCTGTGTGG GACTACCTGAAACTACTGCAGAGGTTCACAGTAAAACGCGTATTTTTTGGAG GCAGGTCGATGGGGTGTCGTGCGGCTGCAGCTTTAGCTAGGCGACTGAGCGAGGAATCCGAGGCCGCGGTGGAGGGTGTGATCTGCTTGTCTTTCCCCCTGCACCCCCCAGGGCAGACGCATGCACACCGCCAACGGAGCGAAGATCTCAGGGCGCTGCCGGCGCACACGCGTGTGCTGTTTGTGTCGGGCACTGAGGACGACATGTGTGACAGG GTTCACTTTGACACGACGGTGAAAGAAATGAAAGCTCAGGTTGAGATTTTGTGGCTACGAGGAGGCAGCCATGGACTGAAGGTGAAAGGCTGTTCTGAGGTGTCCGTGATGGAGGAAGTGAACCTAAAAGTCATCTCTTGGATCCGGAATCAGGCGGCACAGGCCCCTTAA